The DNA window CTTTGGGGTGAATTTAACCTTGCCCTCCTTCACGGCCTTAATGGCGGATTCAGCCAGTGGCTTCATCCTAATGAACCATTGCTCGGAAAGATAGGGTTCCACGACGGTTTCACAGCGATAACAGCGGCCCACGGCGTGGAGATGAGGCTCCACTTTCTCCAGCAATCCTTCCCTCTCCAAATCCTTGAGGATCGCCTCACGGCATTCGTATCTATCCATCCCGTTATAAGGTCCACCATTTTCATTTATCTTAGCATCGGGTGTGAGGACAACCACCTGAGGTAGCTTGTGGCGTTGCCCTATCTCAAAGTCGTTAGGATCGTGGGCTGGGGTGACCTTAACCGCGCCCGTTCCAAATTTCGGATCGACGTATTCATCATCGGCTCTTAAGGGAATCTTTCTTCCCAGGATAGGAAGGATTAAAGTCCTTCCCACGTATTTTTGATATCTTTCGTCACTGGGGTGGACGGCTACGGCGGTATCACCCAACAATGTCTCCGGGCGAGTGGTGGCTATGGTCAAATGCTCCTGGGAATCCACAAAGGGATATTTTATGTACCACAGGCTCCCCACTCTCTCCTCGTGATCCACCTCAAGATCGGAAAGAGCAGTGTAGCATCGAGGGCACCAATTTATGATGTAATTTCCCCTATAGATTAAACCCTCCTTGAATAGCCTGACGAAGACGGTTTTAACCGCCCGTGAGTAGCCCTCATCCATGGTGAATCTCTCTCGATCCCAGTCGCAGGAGCAACCAAGGCGCCTCAGCTGATTTATGATGGTGGTGCCATACTTTTCCTTCCACTCCCAAACCTTCTCCAGAAATTTCTCACGCCCTAAGTCCTGGCGAGTAAGGCCTTCCCTGGCCAGTTCCTGCTCCACCACATTTTGAGTGGCAATGCCCGCATGGTCCGTCCCAGGAAGCCATAGGGTAACACGGCCCTCCATGCGCCTCTTTCGAACAACGATATCTTGGAGGATATTATTCAAAGCATGTCCCATGTGCAATGAGCCCGTGATGTTGGGGGGAGGAATGACAATGGTAAAGGGCTCTCTGCTCTTATCGATTGGAGCATGAAAATATCCCTTGGAAAACCAGTGGGAATACCACTTATCTTCCACATCTTTCGGATTGTATGCGGGAGGTAAAATTTCTTTCTTCAATTCCTCACCTCTAATTAATGAACGATGTTCGTTTACCGTTCACCGAGAAAATTCTAAATCTTAAAAACGGTGAACGGTCCACGGTTGACGGTGAACACGAGTTTTGTTTTATATGGTTATGAGCCTATAGAAATATTTTACAGGGTTTGGTTGCCTTTGCAAGCAAAAAGCCGTCGATGTATCGCGTTCAAAACATTTAAAGATATATCATTGAAAAGATTCTAACCCATCCTTGAGTAAATGCAGTTTAATCATAATAGGTCGGTTGTATTGCTACATAAAATTAGGGTGTACCTTCCTACACATGTACACCCTTAAAGATAGAATTTTTCAAATGTGGTTATCTTAATGGTGCTGACAGAACTTCGCCCGTGAAGGCATCAACGTGAACTTCCTCGCCCTTATCGGTGTCGAAACGCCAGATTGGTCTGAGATCGCTCGGTGTTTTATCTGCTTTTCCAACTGCCTCATCGGCTGAGAGGGTCTTGGCGGCTTCTTTTCTTTCTGCTCATTTCAAGCCCTCCTTTGCCCAGTATGCGTTGACCATATCCCTGAGCGTCATCAGGGGAAGGTCCGCTATAAATACACTCATTGTTCTTCCGGAACCAACATAGAAAGCACTTCCCTCCCTCCGCTCTTCCATTCGTCTCACATCCTCACCGGTTACAACGAAGAAAACACGTTTATCCCTGTCATATTTTGGATCCATTCCCGATCTTTTGCCATCGCTTAATGTGTAAAAATAGAGGGGATGGGCGTAATCGAGTATGACCACGATCTCCCCTCTCTCTATCTGAAACTTGAGGGAATCTTCATCTACAATCCCTGGTGCAATATCCTCGAAGGAGTAAAATACACCCTCGGAGCATTCCCTCAAGTACTGAAAGTATTCATCGCCTGGGTAAAGGACCCTTTTCTCCCGATCTTTGTAAATGTGATTTTCTCCAATTCCTCTGGGATCTTTATAACTATCTGGTAAACGTGATAGACGGGTTTCTTCGCGGTCTTTCGCTCCTTATCGACGGAGGTGGGCTCCCTTTTGCAACCAGCGCAGCAAAAATGGACGCTGAAAAGGAGGAGGGTTATGAGTATAAGAGAAATGTAAGGTTTTTTGCGAGGATACACTTTCACCGAAATTCCTTTCGAGGTTGGCTTTCACCAGAGAAGCTACTACACAAGTTAAAGAAATTCAATAATTTGTACTAACGCCAATAATTTTAATATTGACCATGGACTATCGACAGAAATTTTTTGACCTAATGGAAAGTTGATGGTAGGATATTGCGAAGAAAAAGGTGGGGTTCCATGGGGGAAAGAAAGATAAATATCGTAGCCATGTTCATCCTCATAATACTGATCCTCTTCTGCCAATGGTTTTATTATATGAGGAAGGCCATGCTATTTTATTATCCACATCACTCCGCAAATCAAACTCAATGCGGAGAATGCCACCTGCGTCAAATAAAATCTTAATCCTTCTCCGAAAGATAGTTCCCCATAATCAGACAATCCAGTTGCGTGGAGAGGAAA is part of the Actinomycetota bacterium genome and encodes:
- a CDS encoding class I tRNA ligase family protein, which codes for MKKEILPPAYNPKDVEDKWYSHWFSKGYFHAPIDKSREPFTIVIPPPNITGSLHMGHALNNILQDIVVRKRRMEGRVTLWLPGTDHAGIATQNVVEQELAREGLTRQDLGREKFLEKVWEWKEKYGTTIINQLRRLGCSCDWDRERFTMDEGYSRAVKTVFVRLFKEGLIYRGNYIINWCPRCYTALSDLEVDHEERVGSLWYIKYPFVDSQEHLTIATTRPETLLGDTAVAVHPSDERYQKYVGRTLILPILGRKIPLRADDEYVDPKFGTGAVKVTPAHDPNDFEIGQRHKLPQVVVLTPDAKINENGGPYNGMDRYECREAILKDLEREGLLEKVEPHLHAVGRCYRCETVVEPYLSEQWFIRMKPLAESAIKAVKEGKVKFTPK